A window of Akkermansiaceae bacterium contains these coding sequences:
- a CDS encoding ImmA/IrrE family metallo-endopeptidase: protein MISKNETLADEVLDAHEIEQAPVDVFGIATRENISLCPVTKCSSDFFGRIEYHTEVNRFLLYYPDNLDAAETRVRFSVAHELGHFFIPEHREVLMSGKTHNSQPGFFCDEPMEREADAFAAALLIPSILLEKKMARDSVLTLEQVLAVAKECNASRECSAIRYTKFTEEPCVVVISENGVVKYGIPSDEANAMGYWISKGSKIPTCSAASSTDSTTNITEKKFCSKTWFPTSFREIDMWEESISLGYGGLILTMLSWDAVD, encoded by the coding sequence ATGATCAGTAAAAATGAAACACTCGCTGACGAGGTGCTTGACGCTCATGAAATAGAGCAAGCACCTGTTGATGTCTTTGGTATTGCCACAAGAGAAAACATTAGCCTTTGCCCAGTCACGAAATGTAGTTCTGATTTTTTTGGGCGCATTGAGTATCATACTGAAGTAAATCGGTTTCTCTTGTATTACCCTGACAATTTAGATGCGGCAGAAACGCGTGTTAGATTTTCAGTCGCTCACGAACTTGGGCATTTTTTTATCCCAGAACATCGCGAAGTTCTCATGAGTGGGAAAACTCATAATTCTCAGCCCGGTTTTTTTTGTGATGAACCCATGGAACGTGAAGCTGATGCATTTGCTGCTGCGCTGTTGATTCCCTCGATCCTTCTAGAAAAGAAAATGGCGAGAGACTCCGTGCTCACCCTTGAGCAAGTTTTAGCCGTTGCCAAGGAATGTAATGCTTCTAGAGAATGCTCAGCCATTCGTTACACCAAATTTACAGAAGAGCCCTGTGTGGTAGTAATTTCAGAGAATGGCGTGGTGAAATACGGGATTCCATCGGATGAAGCGAATGCAATGGGTTACTGGATTTCCAAAGGATCGAAAATTCCCACCTGTTCAGCGGCATCGTCTACAGATTCTACTACAAACATCACGGAGAAAAAGTTTTGTTCGAAGACATGGTTTCCTACTTCATTCAGAGAAATTGATATGTGGGAGGAGTCAATATCTTTAGGTTATGGAGGATTGATTCTGACTATGCTCTCATGGGACGCGGTCGATTAA
- a CDS encoding sigma-70 family RNA polymerase sigma factor, producing MKENTIDDEDIRILLMEDDPGIHQSALLMLYDRIAEPVIGFLRKKFIVFSDHDLEEVFGNTIIELSEGIKAGLVDLEKPLKNLVIKIACRRGIDLLRKKNPKRKVDPDYHGDIASILISSGVSSDWAVLASQGVAADIIEEFRTLIPTLPRMQRIVADAMEGAFPISLSVDELCQEIEKNTGERPTLASAKAARLALRKKFSDVLYCKN from the coding sequence ATGAAGGAAAATACGATTGATGATGAGGATATAAGAATCCTCTTAATGGAGGATGATCCAGGCATTCACCAAAGCGCATTATTAATGCTCTATGATCGAATAGCCGAACCCGTGATCGGCTTTTTAAGAAAAAAATTCATTGTTTTCAGTGACCACGATTTGGAGGAAGTTTTTGGGAATACTATTATTGAGCTTTCTGAGGGGATTAAAGCAGGCCTAGTCGATCTGGAAAAACCGTTAAAAAACCTGGTAATAAAAATAGCCTGTAGACGAGGCATAGATCTTCTTAGGAAAAAAAACCCTAAGCGCAAAGTTGATCCAGACTATCATGGAGATATAGCAAGTATCTTAATATCATCTGGGGTATCGTCTGACTGGGCGGTGCTAGCTTCCCAAGGCGTGGCAGCAGATATCATTGAGGAATTTAGAACTTTAATTCCAACTCTGCCACGAATGCAGCGCATTGTTGCAGATGCCATGGAAGGGGCCTTTCCAATTAGCCTCTCCGTGGACGAATTATGTCAGGAAATCGAGAAAAACACAGGAGAGCGCCCTACATTGGCAAGTGCAAAAGCCGCAAGGTTGGCTCTTCGCAAAAAATTCAGCGATGTGCTATATTGTAAGAACTGA
- a CDS encoding RNA polymerase sigma factor, producing the protein MESAQEPNNTEDWINELEGPLTRFALSVGLSSHDAEDAVQDALIALVRTLEKKPDSIRSPKAYAFTIVRNNANKRFRERTRRNEVEMPEHLPETPDEDDIYQEPVLKESFQSAYANLSVLERDLLQKYYVEKWTYEQIGSELGCSAQNAWKTIKKIVSNTLTGELRKALYQVDPDLANELFPH; encoded by the coding sequence ATGGAATCTGCGCAAGAACCAAATAATACTGAGGACTGGATCAATGAGCTGGAAGGCCCTCTGACCCGTTTTGCGCTCTCGGTGGGATTATCAAGTCACGATGCTGAGGATGCTGTTCAGGATGCGTTGATTGCGCTGGTGCGAACTCTCGAAAAGAAGCCTGACTCCATTCGAAGCCCCAAAGCCTACGCCTTCACCATTGTCCGGAACAACGCCAACAAACGGTTTCGCGAGCGCACCCGCCGAAACGAGGTAGAAATGCCGGAACATCTTCCTGAAACCCCTGATGAGGATGACATCTATCAAGAGCCTGTTTTAAAGGAGTCCTTCCAATCCGCTTATGCCAACCTTTCCGTCCTCGAGCGTGATCTGTTGCAAAAATACTACGTCGAGAAATGGACATACGAGCAAATCGGCTCGGAGCTGGGTTGCTCAGCTCAAAATGCCTGGAAAACCATCAAGAAAATCGTCTCGAACACTCTTACAGGAGAATTAAGAAAAGCCCTCTATCAAGTCGACCCCGACTTAGCCAACGAACTCTTTCCCCACTAA
- a CDS encoding ThiF family adenylyltransferase: MKPLLKISDALLTQVLDDLDRPHDHAYERLGFLSFKVISNGEQPLLLCHDYHIIPDEHYIEDMSCGARMSEEAIHAAMQRSIDSGSGQLWVHTHGRDYSTIPSPTDLEEGPKVARSISNISPGQLHGWAVLSERSLSGQILALDRTISPLQKMTVVGWPMTLYKGRDALFYENHTSQDDRYDRQSFLGNDAAGVIAGAKIGIIGLGGGGSHINQQLAHIGFQNTVLCDYDTITNTNLNRLVGGTKGCVEDELDKTIVAEVLYRGLQPDALIDSRPLRWEEKIEALNDCDVIIGCVDSFSARRDIEYFCRARMIPMIDIGMIVVNDLESPPRMHGQAAISIPGEICLHCLRVITEENLAEEAQDYGAGPQPQVVWPNGVLASTAIGYLMHLVTGWSRHGAMPARMDYNGIEQTLKPSGLLSLLSGIKCPHYSQKDLGDPVIKPL, encoded by the coding sequence ATGAAACCCTTACTGAAAATTTCTGATGCCTTGTTAACGCAAGTCCTTGATGATCTTGATCGACCTCACGATCATGCATATGAACGACTAGGATTTCTTTCTTTCAAAGTCATATCCAATGGAGAGCAGCCGTTGTTACTTTGTCATGATTATCATATAATACCTGACGAACATTACATAGAAGATATGTCGTGCGGGGCCAGAATGTCAGAGGAGGCAATTCATGCGGCTATGCAACGCTCCATAGATTCTGGATCTGGACAATTATGGGTTCATACTCATGGGCGAGACTACTCTACGATCCCAAGCCCGACAGATCTGGAAGAAGGGCCTAAGGTTGCCCGAAGTATATCTAATATTAGTCCGGGTCAGTTACATGGCTGGGCGGTGCTGTCGGAAAGATCTCTATCAGGTCAGATTCTTGCTCTCGATAGAACTATTAGCCCGCTGCAAAAGATGACAGTAGTAGGGTGGCCCATGACTCTGTATAAAGGACGTGATGCTCTATTTTACGAAAACCATACTTCACAAGATGATCGTTATGATCGTCAAAGCTTTCTTGGTAATGATGCTGCGGGTGTAATAGCAGGAGCAAAAATTGGCATTATTGGATTGGGTGGGGGAGGAAGTCATATCAACCAACAGCTGGCTCACATTGGCTTTCAAAATACAGTTCTCTGCGATTACGACACAATTACCAACACCAACTTGAATCGACTTGTTGGAGGAACGAAAGGCTGTGTCGAGGATGAGTTAGACAAGACGATTGTCGCAGAGGTTTTATATAGAGGCTTACAGCCTGATGCTCTGATTGACTCACGACCTCTACGTTGGGAAGAGAAAATAGAAGCCCTGAACGATTGTGATGTAATTATCGGCTGCGTTGATAGTTTCTCGGCTCGCCGCGATATTGAGTATTTTTGTCGAGCCCGAATGATTCCGATGATTGATATTGGGATGATTGTGGTGAACGACTTAGAGAGCCCTCCAAGGATGCATGGCCAGGCAGCGATATCAATACCTGGAGAAATCTGCCTTCATTGTTTAAGGGTTATTACTGAGGAAAATCTTGCTGAAGAGGCCCAAGATTATGGAGCAGGACCACAGCCTCAAGTTGTGTGGCCCAATGGGGTGCTTGCTTCTACTGCTATTGGATACTTGATGCACCTAGTAACCGGATGGAGCAGACATGGAGCCATGCCAGCTAGAATGGATTATAATGGCATTGAGCAAACATTAAAGCCATCCGGATTATTGTCTCTTTTGTCCGGCATCAAGTGCCCACATTATTCCCAAAAAGACTTGGGAGACCCTGTCATAAAACCACTCTGA